The following are encoded in a window of Geobacter metallireducens GS-15 genomic DNA:
- a CDS encoding precorrin-8X methylmutase has translation MSVHLAPEEIEAESFRLIDEEVGTHHWGPAEWPVVRRAIHTSADFDYVRTMVFSPRAVARGVAALRQGRGIVTDTTMALSGIAKPRLKRFGLGAACFVADPEVAREAKALGITRSIVAMRKGAADGGNGIFVIGNAPTALFELLRLIREEGVRPALIVGLPVGFVGAAESKEALLALEDEFPDIPFITNRGRKGGSNVAAAVVNALLILAEEAG, from the coding sequence ATGTCGGTCCACCTCGCCCCCGAGGAGATCGAGGCCGAATCGTTCCGCCTCATCGATGAAGAAGTGGGAACCCATCACTGGGGGCCTGCCGAGTGGCCGGTGGTGCGGCGGGCGATCCACACGAGCGCCGATTTCGACTACGTCCGCACCATGGTCTTCTCCCCCCGGGCCGTTGCCCGTGGCGTGGCGGCCCTGCGACAAGGGCGGGGGATCGTCACCGACACCACCATGGCCCTGTCGGGGATAGCCAAGCCGCGGCTCAAGCGTTTCGGCCTCGGCGCCGCCTGCTTCGTGGCCGACCCGGAGGTGGCCCGGGAGGCGAAGGCGCTCGGCATTACCCGTTCTATTGTGGCCATGCGCAAGGGTGCGGCAGACGGAGGGAACGGCATCTTCGTCATCGGCAACGCCCCCACGGCCCTCTTCGAACTGTTGCGTCTCATCCGCGAGGAAGGGGTGCGTCCGGCGCTGATCGTGGGGCTGCCGGTGGGGTTCGTGGGGGCCGCAGAGAGCAAGGAGGCCCTTCTGGCCCTGGAGGATGAGTTTCCCGACATCCCCTTCATCACCAACCGGGGGCGCAAGGGGGGGTCCAACGTGGCCGCTGCCGTGGTGAATGCGCTCCTGATCCTGGCGGAGGAGGCGGGGTAG
- a CDS encoding cobalt-precorrin-5B (C(1))-methyltransferase translates to MNTKPLRHGYTTGACAAAAAKGAARMLREQRPVEEVELVLPKGERVAFRLHGQEFDDSAASCFVVKDAGDDPDVTNGAEIHARVRREPLNRSGARTMVFVDGGKGVGTVTKPGLGVGVGNPAINPVPMRMITEGVKEEFSVVCLPQVLHVTISIPNGEELAKKTLNARLGIVGGLSILGTTGIVRPISAKAWTDTLDAALDVARACGCETIVLSTGRTSELVAIHAGIGDRGPGTGKTLPEEAYVMMGDHVGYALRACARKGVRHVILVGQFAKLLKIACGHEQTHVSSSELDLQMLAEWLHELGSRSPVPGPWSRYNTARQVLEESGNDSLFMELVCTRARDAARRLAPSLDIKVLLAGYDSTVLYFG, encoded by the coding sequence ATGAACACGAAACCACTCCGTCACGGTTACACCACCGGCGCCTGTGCCGCCGCCGCCGCCAAGGGGGCAGCCCGGATGCTCCGGGAGCAGCGTCCCGTGGAGGAGGTGGAGCTCGTCCTTCCCAAAGGAGAGCGGGTCGCTTTTCGCCTCCATGGCCAGGAATTCGATGACAGCGCCGCCTCCTGCTTCGTGGTGAAGGACGCGGGGGACGACCCCGACGTGACCAACGGCGCCGAGATCCACGCCCGGGTCCGGCGCGAGCCCCTGAACCGCTCCGGCGCCCGGACCATGGTCTTCGTGGATGGCGGGAAGGGGGTCGGCACGGTGACCAAACCGGGGCTCGGGGTGGGGGTGGGGAATCCGGCCATCAACCCGGTGCCGATGCGGATGATCACCGAGGGGGTGAAGGAAGAGTTCTCCGTCGTCTGCCTTCCCCAGGTTCTCCACGTCACCATCTCCATCCCCAACGGCGAGGAACTGGCGAAGAAGACCCTCAATGCCCGCCTCGGCATCGTGGGGGGGCTCTCCATCCTCGGCACCACCGGCATCGTGCGCCCCATCTCCGCCAAGGCCTGGACCGATACCCTCGATGCGGCCCTGGACGTGGCCCGGGCCTGCGGCTGCGAAACGATTGTCCTCTCCACGGGGAGGACCAGCGAGTTGGTGGCTATACATGCCGGGATCGGGGACCGGGGACCGGGGACCGGGAAAACCTTGCCCGAAGAGGCCTATGTGATGATGGGGGACCACGTGGGGTACGCGCTCCGGGCCTGCGCCCGCAAGGGGGTGCGTCACGTTATCCTGGTGGGGCAGTTCGCCAAGCTCCTCAAGATTGCCTGCGGCCACGAGCAGACCCACGTCTCCTCCTCGGAGCTGGATCTGCAAATGCTGGCGGAGTGGCTTCACGAATTGGGTTCCCGGTCCCCGGTCCCCGGCCCCTGGTCCCGGTACAACACCGCCCGCCAGGTGCTGGAGGAGTCGGGTAACGACTCGCTCTTCATGGAGCTCGTCTGTACCCGGGCCCGTGATGCGGCCCGGCGCCTGGCCCCTTCCCTCGACATCAAGGTTTTGCTGGCAGGGTACGATTCAACGGTGCTATATTTCGGGTAA
- a CDS encoding sirohydrochlorin chelatase: protein MKTAILLMAHGSRIAEANNAVREIAAMVKEMTGYDIVEVSFREQHLPNIQEGIDACVAKGARRVLLMPYFLFVGAHVQEDLPEEMAQARERYPKVEFAMGPHLGVHRKLAEVEVERIAEALTATGWH from the coding sequence ATGAAAACCGCAATTTTACTGATGGCCCACGGGAGCCGCATTGCCGAGGCTAACAACGCCGTGCGGGAGATCGCCGCCATGGTAAAGGAAATGACCGGCTACGACATCGTTGAGGTGTCGTTCCGGGAACAGCACCTTCCCAACATCCAGGAGGGGATCGACGCTTGCGTGGCGAAAGGGGCGAGGCGGGTGCTGCTGATGCCCTACTTCCTCTTCGTGGGGGCCCACGTCCAGGAGGACCTTCCCGAGGAGATGGCCCAGGCCCGGGAGCGCTACCCCAAAGTCGAATTCGCCATGGGGCCGCACCTTGGTGTTCACCGCAAGCTGGCCGAGGTGGAAGTGGAGCGGATCGCCGAGGCCCTCACCGCCACGGGGTGGCACTGA